TATGCTATCTTCCAATATATCAACTTCTACAGGCATTTTATATCAAGTTTACGCCCGTCTCTTATGGGAATAAGGAGAAATAATACTTCTCTTGCCAAGAGACGGATAAGCCTTCTTATCCTGCTGATATAGAGTTGTATTTTACTTTTGCATAGCTAACTTTTATAAAACATCTGGTATCTTTTACAAAACAAAAGCACGGCAATAGACAAGATTTTCAGCGTTTTATGACCTAAAAATCATTATTTTGCGTAACTTTGCATTATAATATCCGTCTCTTGGCAAGCGTTGGACAGATTCGCAAAACATCCACGGCTTCACAGTAAATCCAGTATTTTCTTATTGGCTTTATCCACCACAGTAGTATCCAGCGATGCAAGATAAATCTGCGTAGTGTTCTCTGAATCATGCCCCATGCCCTCACTAATGACAGAGATAGGCACATTACGGCTCTTGGCGATACTTGCCCACGAATGCCGACCAACATACATCGTTAAGGGTATTGGCAAATCCAGTTGCTTTCCGATTTTCTTCAACAGATGGTTTACTCGGTGAAGTTCGTTGGCGTATTGCTTCCGATAATCATCGTCCCGTTTTGTAATGATGGGCAAGAGGTATTCCGTTTCGTTTACCAAATATTTGTCAAGAATCTCTTGCATACACCTTTCCCATTTGATGAACAACCGTTGTCCCGTCTTCCGTCTGCGATAGGAAAGAGTGCCATTCTGCAAGTCCTTCTTTCTCAGATAAGCCATGTCGATAAACGACATTCCTCTTGTATAGAAACTGAACAGGAACATGTCACGGGTATAGTCAAGATTGGGCATCAATGACAAGTCAAGCCCTTTGATGCGTCTAATATCATTGAGTGACAAGGCTCGCTTTATGGTTTTCTCCACTCCCGTATAGACGGACTTGAACGGATGTCGTTGTTCGGTCAATCCATCTTCCACCGCACGGTTATAGACCGCTTTCAGAATACGCATATAGAAGGATATGGTGTTGAGCGTATTTCCCCTGCCTTTCAAATAAGCCTCGTACTCTGCCAACAAATCCGCATTAAATTGGTCAAACAAGGCCTCTGGGTCATTCATAAAACCGCTAAAACTTCTGAGTGCAGCTGTATAAGTTTCAGAAGTGCGTATCTTCCCCAAGCGTTTCAGTCTCGCTATCTGCTGGCTGATGTAAGCGTTAAACGACAGTTCTTGCCTGTTGTCATGAAAGCGCATGATTATATCGTCCGTTACAAATGTGCCGGACTGGGATAACGTGTGTATGATTTTGTTCAATCTCTCCTTGTCCCACTTGATACGTGAACCGATTGAAAGCAGATAATTGTTCCTCTCTTGTCCTGTCGATATATGATGTAAGACAACCGTTTCAGAATGGCAGTCCCATTCCGAAACGAAAAGTTTATACTCTGTGTTTATCTGTCTGACCACACGGTTGTGGATGACCTGATAGTAGAGTGTACCCTCCCTGCCGTTTACGGTGGATGGGCGAAACTTGACCTTTATCGATGCCATATCAGTCGGATTTGGATTGATAACACTTCTCCATCTCCCTTGAAAGCTCCACAATCTCCCGGCTCAACTTCACAAGTTCAATGGTACAACTTTCCAACTTGTAGAGCAGAGCCATTGCCTTCTTCTCCGAAAAATGACATCGCAGCTCTTTGACTACCTGATTATAGTTCGTGCCGATGGCACGGAACTGGGCGTGGAAGTCCGACAACTTGGTGTAGTATTCCAGCATCGCCTTGTCCACCTTTAACACCTTGAACTTCTGCCCGAAGAAGTGCGCCTTGAGAAAGACGGCTTTCGCATATACCTGTGATTCCTCGTACATCGTGAGGAACTTGTTCCATTCCTCATCATCGAAGCGCACCATCACGCAGTGCGTCTTCGGATTCAGCTTGGGACTTCTCCCGTATTTACTCTTCTTTTTCATGCTTCTTATTCTTTCAATTTTATGGTTTGTTCACTGTCTAATCTCTGATAAAGAAAGATTGAAATTATCCGACTTCGGAGGATAATTCTGCCCACGGCGGTGCAAGGGTTTTCAGTTACTCCGGAACATCCGAGTAACTGAAAACATACCTTGCTGTGTCTTTGAGGACACAAAAATCCTCCGCCTGTCGGATTGATTTCCGAGTGTAATAACTCACTTTGTGTATCGGTCGAACCGATGGAGTACATCCAACGGCTCAACCTGTTCCACCGTAATCCCGTCAGAGTTTGCGCCATTGCTCGATGTCATTCCGGTAGGCCTCGAGGTGCAGGCGGACAAGGTTCTCTATAAGTCCGGATGCGCTCATGCCCTTCCCTCCGAGGTAGCGGACAACCCTGTCCAACTCGTCACGCACCGTCTCACTGACGAACACGGGCTTGCGGTTGATAATTTTGGGAACTTTGAGATAGGTGGTGCGGTACTCTTCTAAAGACAGCCTGCGCTGTTTGCCACTGATACGCTTCTGCGGCATTACCGCTTCTCCGCTCGCCACTCCTGACGGTTCTTCTGCCATATGAATTTCTGCTTCTTCCGTGACGGTCTTGCCGGGCTGTTCCGGCTCCTCCGGTTCCAGACCGATACTCCTGTAGAAGTCGTCTATCGACTTGGAGGTGTAGGGTTCCCTGCGCCCCATTTTTTCCACGATTTCACGAGCTTGACGCTCTGTAATGTTTGGTTCTTTTTTCATTGTAAAAACAAATTGATTAAGTTATTGAATGTGGTCTTGGTCTATACCTCGACCGATTATCGGGAGCGAAGTAAGGTGCTTTAATACAGTCAGTCAAGCACTTGGATTTTCTTAGTCATTTTTGTACGGTTTTGCTTTATGGGGACTGACAAATCGGTGCGGACTTCACCGATTTGCCGGATATGAATAGCTGAAAGTACAAAGGTACGATTGGGGACAATTTTAAATTAAGCCCTTATTTTGGCTGTGGCTTCTTTATAAAAAAAGGGAATTAAAGGCTGAACGGAAATCGTATTCCACCGGCTTGCTCACAGATAACCGGCAAGCAGTACCCCGGACAATGACTACCGTATCGGCGCAACACGCTGCCACTTTTTGAAAATCCATTGCATGACAGCGGATAATGTATTTCTTTGTGGCAAAAGAAACAGTAACAATTAAAAGAAAGGCAATATGGAAATTGTATCAATCGAAAGAAAGACCTTTGAGGCAATGGTCGCCAAGTTCGACCGTTTCGTCAGCCGTATGGATGCCATCTGCCATCGGCACGGGGAAAAGAAAATGAGCGAATGGATGGATAATCAGGACGTGTGCCGTATGCTCAACATCAGCCCTCGCACGTTACAGACGCTTCGGGATAACGGCACGCTGGCTTATTCACAGATAAACCACAAGACGTATTACCGTCCCGAAGACGTGGAACTCATTGTCTCCGTTGTGGAGGATAGAAGAAAGGAAGCGAAGTTCAAAGGAAAGACTATATGAATTAAATATAATGACAACACCCACTAAATCCAGAGTAATATGAATGAGTTGATTAACAAGGACAACAAGTGGATAATCCACTTTATGGGCAGTCTTGACCGACTGCTTGATAATGTAGAGCACCTGACCGCCAATTACCGCCCGACATTGGGCGGTGAGCGTTTCTTCACTGACAAGGAGGTGTCGGCACGGCTGAAGGTGAGCCGCCGGACACTTCAGGACTACCGCAATGAAGGGCGTATCGCCTATATCCAGTTGGGCGGTAAAATCCTCTACCGTGAATCCGACATCGAACGGATGCTGAATGACGGCTACCGCTCCGCCTACCGACAAAGGATAACTTGATTTTTCTTAAAGGAGTGCAGTTTGCCGTATGCCCTGTATTGCGGCAGCAATAGACTTTCGACAAAAAGAAAAAAGGAACGGCTTACAGACGAAGCGCAGTATTGACACTTCATCCGTAAGCCGTTCCTTTTCTGCTCTTATAATTACCCATCAGTTGCTTGTTTTTCGTTGTCGGATGCCTTTCAAACGTGTGGCAACGGAAACAAGTTACTGACGGGATGAACCTCAACTATACCATCGGTTATTACTCCTGCCACAGGAAACAAACAACGTAACAGGTGTTTCTCTTTTGGTAGTGCTGATTTCATTTATTATAAACCGTCTGAACAAAGCACTTTCTTTACTGCATATCCTGAATGCAATGGCTATAACCAGTTCAAGGTTGTAAACGTCATAACTGATACCATCCGGTTGCCTGATATATCGCATCGTATCGGCTTCATTCAGTTCATTGTTCTTATAGATTGCCCGTATTGCCTTGCGGACATTGCATGAGAACACCCCGAACAGGTCGGCAATCTCAAATTGCATCATCCATACGGGTGCGGTTGGCATAGTGACTGCATCCGTTTCACTGATTGTTATTATGCCTCTGCTCATAATCCCTTTATTTTATGATGATTATTTGCTATTTCTTCTTTTCGCCAGACGATATTTCCTTTCTTCGCTCCATCAGTTTGTCCATATCTTTGGAAATTTTATCATCGGTTATCCGTGCATATCCCTGTGTCGTCCTGATATTGGAGTGTCCCATCATCTTGGCGATACTCTCAATGGGTATATCTGCCGAAATCAAAAATGTTCCGAAACTGTGCCGACTTTGGTGATAGGTCAAGTTTTCCTCTTTCCCTATGGTTATTCCCAACTCGTGAACCTCAAACCATAGGGCATCACGGTTGGGAAGAGGAAACACGGGCTTCTCGTCATCGGTCGTGTTATACAGCGACAATATCCGCTCCGCTATGGGATGTAAGGGTATGAATGCCTCCACCTTTGTCTTTTTTCGGTTGATGCGGATGTACCGTCTGCCATCAGCGTTTGTTCCGATATGGTGGGGATGAAGAAGTTTGATGTCCACATACGCCAGTCCCGTCAGGGTGGAAAATATGAAAGCCCGTCTTGCCAGTTCCATACGCTTGTCATACATCGGTGTGGAAAGTATCTTCTTGAACTCCTCACGGCTGATGTACCTGTGCCTTGCTTCCGGCTTTGTCTCATATTCCAAGTCCTCACAGGGATTTACACGGAGAATCTCCTTGTCTACTGCAAGGTACAACAGTCGGTTCAGCCAACGCAGGCAATGGTTGGTCTGGGAAGCCCCGAAGTTCTTGCATTTCTTCAAGTGGGCTTTGTAGGACTTGCCGAAATCCTCCGTCACTTCTTCAAGGGGAATGTCCTTTTTACCGATGGACGTAAGAAAATCCGTCAGGTACTTCTGATAATACATTGAACTTCGACAGGAAGAAGTCGAGTCTATTTCTTCGGAATGCTTCTTCAACCGCTCACGTTCCCATTCTCCCATCTGTAGAAGAGTGGTCGGATGGATGTTGTTCAAGGATATGTGGTTCTTCAAAATCTCGGCACTGACCACACCTTGCGATTTCAGTATCTCATTGTAGGCTTCCTCTGTCAGTCGTAAATATTCTCGTAAGCGGTTATTTTCCCTTACGGATTTAATCTCGTTTTTCTTGCTGTTCCATTCTTCCGGTCGGCAATAAATCCCCGTACTGATGGCAGTCTGTTTGCCGTCAATGGTTATGCGGCAGAGTATGGCGGTCGTACCGTCAGCCTTTACTTTGCTGCGGTTAATGTAGGGTAAAAGTGAAAATGTGCTTCGCATATAGTTTTCTGTATTAAAGGATTAAAGAACTAATTGAAAATCTTTGGTGGCTTCTATGAACTTGTCCATGTCCTCGAAAAGTTTCTTCGGGCTGACACGGGCATAGACCTGTGTTGTGGAAATGTCGGAATGTCCCAGCATCCTACTGATGGTTTCTATCGGCACACCTGCTTCAAGCGTAATCAGCGAGGCGAAGCTGTGCCTCGCCTGATGATAACACAAATCATCCTTGATGCCTGCCAGTGCCGCCAACGCTTTCATGTGTCGTCTGAGATTTGACCAATGCAGCAAAGGGAACAGGGTGTCCCTATCCTCACTATGATATTTTTCAATCAGCGCAATCGCTTCCGGTAACAGTTTCACACAGGCACGAAGTTCGTTTTTCTTTCTTCGATACTTCAACCACAAAGCACCGTCCTCATCCGTATATAGGTTCTCGTGGGTAATCGAGACAACATCCGCATAACAGACCCCGGTGTAGCACCCGAAGAGAAACATATCCCTTGCCAGTATATGGGATTTGCGGTAAGCGGGTATTTCCACATCACGGATTTTCTCAAACGATTCACGACTCAATGCCCGTGGTGTCGTTTCCGTCTTCTTTGGTAAGGTAAAATGCTGGAAGTGGATTCTGTCGGCATATCCATCCTTATACGCCAGACGGCATATCTTCTTCAGGATGGCAAGATGATGGCGGACAGTATCAATCGCATAGCCTTTCTCTTCCGTGGCAAAAGACTGATAGTCGTGGATGAACTGCTCTGTCAGTTGTCCAAATGCCAAATCTTTCACCTTGTACTTGTTCTCGATGAACTCCCCGATTGTCAGGCGCATATAGTGATAACCGGGATAAGTCCCTTTTGCCCTGTCTATGCCGATACGGGCTTTGAGGTCATCGCAGACAACATCCGTCATTCGCATGAGCGTCATCTGCGTTTCCATGCTGCCCTGAAAAAGGTTTTTCACATCGGTAGCATCAAAATCAACCTTGCGATTCACAAGGTTGTCAAAGGCATTGTTTACCGCTAACAGTAACTTTTCAATCTTAGCATTGATCTCAACCGCTTCCTTGCTTTTGCCGTTCAGACGGCTTTCACGTGGATTCCATAATTCGGGAGTGCAGGACAGTTTGCATCCGAACTGTGCCATTGTCCTGTTTACCGTAATGCGTCCCATGATGGGAGCTTTTCCCGACTTGTCCGGTCCGCTCTTTTTGAGGTAGAGCAATACCTTGAATTTTTCTACTTTCATACGCTTATACTTTTTAGTGCAAAAATACTTGCCATATAAGCGTTCCTTGATATGCAAAATACTGTGTATGAGTGCAAATAAAACGGTGAGGATTTCTTTTCATCGCTTACCGTTACCTGTTTTTGTTTCGGTAACCGCCCGGCTAACGGTTTGGTAACTGAACAACCTCAATATTCTGTTGTCGTTTGCATTTTCCACATTTTGCAGAATACAGAAATACAGCTCATTTCAAACGACTTACGTTTAATCTTTACCTGTTCATTATTGCTTGCTTCGCCTTGTATATTCCATATGGCCCGGCATACGTTCGCCACTACTATTACCTTGTCTCATGGCATACCGATTGAAACCGTATCGAAAATGCTTGGACATACCAGTATCAAGACGACGCAAATCTACGCTAAGATTTTGGATACGAAGGTTATGGACGACATGGCAGCCCTCAAAGAAATGTACGCCCGGAAAGAATCACAAGAATCACCCAGCAATAAAGCAGCAAACGAATGAAAACAACCGCAACCCTCATCCAGCAAGCCCTCGAACAAAAAGCAATCGACAGCATGATAGCATACGAACGGAACCTCATCTCCGAACAGAAGATGGGGAAAGCGCTCAATGACGCACTGCAGCACTATAGCAACGTCGAAGGACACCGCAGCATTGTCCTCAAAGGATGGATTATAAAAACGATCTACGCCCTGAAAAGCAACCAACTGAATGATCTCGACCGAATAGCTTTCAAATACATAAAAAATGAATATTAATCCCTATAAAGAAGTAGAACAATGAAAACAAAGAACAATAACATGAAAATCATGAAAACCGAAAGTACAGCCAATGAACAGGAACGGAAAGAAGCGAAGTACAAGCCCGTTACCCCCGTCATACTCGACAATGTCTCCGAAGACGTGACATTTATTCGCTCTGCAGATGTGTGTAAGCTACTCAACGTCAGCAATTCAACATTGAGAAACCTGCGCGCAGCGCAGGCTATTCCCTTCTACAAGCTGGGCGGAACGTTCCTTTACAACAAAGAAGAAATCATGAATTATCTGGCATCCAATTATAGCAAAAGATTATGAGTAAGAATGGATTCTCCTATTACAAAGCGGAGACAGACCGCTTTCAGGACATTAAGATAAAGCGTCTGAAAAAGAAATACGGATGCGACGGATACGCTGTCTACCAATACGCGCTGAACGAAATCTACCGGGTGGAAGGCGCATATATCCGCTGGACGGAAGACCAGCTCTTTGACTGTGCCGACTATTGGGACATGAACGAAGCACGGGTGAAGGAGATCATCGGTTACTGTGCCGAAGTATGCCTGTTCGACCCCGTGATGTGGAAGACGCAATGCATACTGACCTCACGTGCCATTCAAAGCCGATATCTCGATATCTGCAAGATCAGCAAGAAGAAATCATACATACCGCTCGAAATCCTGCTTGTAGAACCGGAACAGCCGATGAGGGAGCCTGTAGCGATGCCACTCTTCGAAGGCGGGGCCGGGGCGGCGGAACACGATACACCGAATCAGGCAACATTGGCCGAACAAAAATTCCGGAGTACTCCGGAAACTTTCCAGAATACTCCGGAAAGTTCCGGAAACATTCCGGAAAAAACAGACAAAGAAAAGAAAATAAAAGAAAAACAAAGAAAATCCTCCTCTACTCCCCCGCAGCCTTCCGGAGCGCTTACGGAGGAGGAAGCGAGAGTTTTACTTTCTTCTACCGTATTGGGTGAGGACCGTAGCTCCAAACCGGATATCGCCAGGCATCAACCGTCACAGGCGGATGTGAAGGCGGATGTGAAGGCGGAGGAAGAGAAACAGCGCAATCCGCAGGGGCTGATAAACACGCTGCGTCCCTACAATCTGTCGCAAAGAGAGCTGGAGGAGGTACTGCAGCTCTCACGGCATGGAGAAATCGGAAATCCTGTCTGGTCTATTCTTGCCGAAATGCACGGAAACAAACGTCTCAAAATGCCGCGTCTATTCCTGTTGAAGCGACTGCGGGATGCAATGGGACTAGTGGCCGGAGGAAGCCCGGGCGGTAAAGCGAAAGAAGCCTCCTGATTGATCACTCAAAAGAACGAAAAACAATGAACGAAAATACAACAAAAGAAACGCTGTACTATCCCCGCAAAATGCGTATAGGATGGTGCGTGGCCCATGAAGTGACAGCCGCAGGCGTCAAGATCGAGCGTTACGGAATCAAGTGCCGGACGTATGCCGAAGCATTCGACAGGGCGGCGAAACTGAATAATGAAAATCGGGCCGGCAAAGCGGCTGTTAATGAATCGGCAAGTGAAGGAGGCGGGCAATTATGAGCGAAAAAGTGAGCATCCTCACGCTACGGCTGACAGCCGAAGAGGCCGCACAGATGGAAGTGCTCAAATCCATCACCGGAAAGAAAAGCGGCAGTGAAGCGATAAAGTATATCGTGAAGGAATACCCCCGATTCTGTGCCCACTACAAGCAGGAGGCACGGGAGAAGGGAGAATTGCAACGCAAGTACCAGGATCAGAAAATCGCTGTGGGAGATTTCCTCAAAGCATTCGAAAGATTGCAGCAGACGATGGAGGATGACCGGAAGTAGAGCATCCTGCCGATGTCAGTCGGAAAGGTGATAGCTGATTTCTCCGGAAGAAGATCTCGATCTGAATAAATGTGATAGCAAATGGTTTCTCCAGGAACAGCTGCCGGCGAAAGATCTGCTATCATAACGAGTGAGATATCGGGATGATCAGGTGTAGATCCTGCCAGGTGTGTGATAGCAATCCGGCAATCCGGGCCACAAGCGACAGCCTATGCGATGGTAGCCCATGCGGTGTGTACTCAGTCGTTTTCAATGCCCGGTGCGGTTTCGCTCTGCCCGGCACTTGTTGCCGGGACAAGGCTCAATCCGCTACCTTCCTGCGTCTGAACGACAGGAAACAGGCAGTCGGTCCGAAGTGCAGCCATGCGGTACGGGGTTCCCGTGTTTATCGCAAACGCATTTGTTCTACGGAAGTCAGCGCCCTTCGCCGTCCTCCGGGCGCGTGCGGTCGTGATGCTGCGTGCGCGGGGTGCTTCCGGTGTTTCTGTCCTGCTGCAGCTTTTGCGCGGAAAATCCATAATAGGCAATTATGTTTAATAAGTTGCGGAGCCGTTCCGGATTCCGCCCTTTTATTAAACATAACAGCGCATTATGGATATTCCCGCTGTTTGGGTAGTTTCCCGTTTCTCGGTACCGGGCTCAAAGTTACCCCTTGCGGAACATTACCGCCTCCACACAGCCGCCCCGTAGCTTCTCACATGGGACGGCG
This sequence is a window from Bacteroides thetaiotaomicron VPI-5482. Protein-coding genes within it:
- the mobA gene encoding conjugal transfer protein MobA: MKKKSKYGRSPKLNPKTHCVMVRFDDEEWNKFLTMYEESQVYAKAVFLKAHFFGQKFKVLKVDKAMLEYYTKLSDFHAQFRAIGTNYNQVVKELRCHFSEKKAMALLYKLESCTIELVKLSREIVELSREMEKCYQSKSD
- a CDS encoding site-specific integrase, with translation MRSTFSLLPYINRSKVKADGTTAILCRITIDGKQTAISTGIYCRPEEWNSKKNEIKSVRENNRLREYLRLTEEAYNEILKSQGVVSAEILKNHISLNNIHPTTLLQMGEWERERLKKHSEEIDSTSSCRSSMYYQKYLTDFLTSIGKKDIPLEEVTEDFGKSYKAHLKKCKNFGASQTNHCLRWLNRLLYLAVDKEILRVNPCEDLEYETKPEARHRYISREEFKKILSTPMYDKRMELARRAFIFSTLTGLAYVDIKLLHPHHIGTNADGRRYIRINRKKTKVEAFIPLHPIAERILSLYNTTDDEKPVFPLPNRDALWFEVHELGITIGKEENLTYHQSRHSFGTFLISADIPIESIAKMMGHSNIRTTQGYARITDDKISKDMDKLMERRKEISSGEKKK
- a CDS encoding tyrosine-type recombinase/integrase, with amino-acid sequence MLASPCIFHMARHTFATTITLSHGIPIETVSKMLGHTSIKTTQIYAKILDTKVMDDMAALKEMYARKESQESPSNKAANE
- a CDS encoding tyrosine-type recombinase/integrase encodes the protein MASIKVKFRPSTVNGREGTLYYQVIHNRVVRQINTEYKLFVSEWDCHSETVVLHHISTGQERNNYLLSIGSRIKWDKERLNKIIHTLSQSGTFVTDDIIMRFHDNRQELSFNAYISQQIARLKRLGKIRTSETYTAALRSFSGFMNDPEALFDQFNADLLAEYEAYLKGRGNTLNTISFYMRILKAVYNRAVEDGLTEQRHPFKSVYTGVEKTIKRALSLNDIRRIKGLDLSLMPNLDYTRDMFLFSFYTRGMSFIDMAYLRKKDLQNGTLSYRRRKTGQRLFIKWERCMQEILDKYLVNETEYLLPIITKRDDDYRKQYANELHRVNHLLKKIGKQLDLPIPLTMYVGRHSWASIAKSRNVPISVISEGMGHDSENTTQIYLASLDTTVVDKANKKILDLL
- a CDS encoding helix-turn-helix domain-containing protein translates to MEIVSIERKTFEAMVAKFDRFVSRMDAICHRHGEKKMSEWMDNQDVCRMLNISPRTLQTLRDNGTLAYSQINHKTYYRPEDVELIVSVVEDRRKEAKFKGKTI
- a CDS encoding helix-turn-helix domain-containing protein translates to MNELINKDNKWIIHFMGSLDRLLDNVEHLTANYRPTLGGERFFTDKEVSARLKVSRRTLQDYRNEGRIAYIQLGGKILYRESDIERMLNDGYRSAYRQRIT
- a CDS encoding site-specific integrase, translated to MKVEKFKVLLYLKKSGPDKSGKAPIMGRITVNRTMAQFGCKLSCTPELWNPRESRLNGKSKEAVEINAKIEKLLLAVNNAFDNLVNRKVDFDATDVKNLFQGSMETQMTLMRMTDVVCDDLKARIGIDRAKGTYPGYHYMRLTIGEFIENKYKVKDLAFGQLTEQFIHDYQSFATEEKGYAIDTVRHHLAILKKICRLAYKDGYADRIHFQHFTLPKKTETTPRALSRESFEKIRDVEIPAYRKSHILARDMFLFGCYTGVCYADVVSITHENLYTDEDGALWLKYRRKKNELRACVKLLPEAIALIEKYHSEDRDTLFPLLHWSNLRRHMKALAALAGIKDDLCYHQARHSFASLITLEAGVPIETISRMLGHSDISTTQVYARVSPKKLFEDMDKFIEATKDFQLVL
- a CDS encoding DUF3408 domain-containing protein, whose product is MKKEPNITERQAREIVEKMGRREPYTSKSIDDFYRSIGLEPEEPEQPGKTVTEEAEIHMAEEPSGVASGEAVMPQKRISGKQRRLSLEEYRTTYLKVPKIINRKPVFVSETVRDELDRVVRYLGGKGMSASGLIENLVRLHLEAYRNDIEQWRKL
- a CDS encoding DUF4373 domain-containing protein gives rise to the protein MSKNGFSYYKAETDRFQDIKIKRLKKKYGCDGYAVYQYALNEIYRVEGAYIRWTEDQLFDCADYWDMNEARVKEIIGYCAEVCLFDPVMWKTQCILTSRAIQSRYLDICKISKKKSYIPLEILLVEPEQPMREPVAMPLFEGGAGAAEHDTPNQATLAEQKFRSTPETFQNTPESSGNIPEKTDKEKKIKEKQRKSSSTPPQPSGALTEEEARVLLSSTVLGEDRSSKPDIARHQPSQADVKADVKAEEEKQRNPQGLINTLRPYNLSQRELEEVLQLSRHGEIGNPVWSILAEMHGNKRLKMPRLFLLKRLRDAMGLVAGGSPGGKAKEAS
- a CDS encoding helix-turn-helix domain-containing protein; translated protein: MKTKNNNMKIMKTESTANEQERKEAKYKPVTPVILDNVSEDVTFIRSADVCKLLNVSNSTLRNLRAAQAIPFYKLGGTFLYNKEEIMNYLASNYSKRL